AATCATTgtgtaaaataaaaaggaaaagtaaggAGCCACATCAAGCAAAGAAATGCACAGTATTCCTTGTCATCAGCAAGAAAAATCTAACCACAACAAAACAACTTTGGTTCCCGTTCCCAACCCAAATCTCTACAAACCCACTCCTTAATTACCATAAACGAAGCATTGATCAAACAAACCCCATGAGGCCCCCAACTCAATCCACCCGTTTCAGATGCTTTACCCCTCAAAACATCAAAACAAtcattaaacaaaaacaaaataataataaattcacaCCCCCACAAACACAAACACATATATACGCACAGACACCCAagaaatgagagagaaagagagagacctGGTTCACTGAGAAGCCTCTGTGTTTCCTGTTCCGTCGTAGacaacaagagaaaaaaaacccacaaaaatcAAAACCAGAATTAACGTAAACACATACACATAAATACGAATATAGAAAAGGAGTGATCACAAGAAATTGAAAGAGGGATCGATGGGAGAAGATCAAAGGGTACCTTGATAATCCTTCGAGGAAGATTGCTATTGGCCATTGACTCTGAGATTTTAGAGAGAGGGAGGAGGgtgagagggagggagggagggagggagggagtcAAGAGTTGTATTTTGGCAACACGAAGAAGGAAAAGGTGGAATTTGGGGGGTTTTAAAGCTAACTTGATACTCccccttttttcatttttattattattttattatttttattatttttctcccacGCTTTAGCAAATTGTGTGAATGACCAATCATATTATGGCTTGGTGCATGTGAAGGGGCATAATGATTGGCCCTTGTTTCAAAAATtgggaaaatatattaaaattgttatattaatatttttcatcataacCATTTCATGTGATCTCATCATAGCTACCAAGATTCTATTtctcattgttatttttaaattttagataaatagtttttattgattatcaaaaataaaatatattaagataATTTTCACGGGGTATAATCTTGTAAAGGTGTCATTAAGTGTGTTCTACAATCAATGTAAAATCTCATTTATAGCTACATGATTTTTTGGCTTAAATTTTGGTCATTATTTATGCACtctaatcaaaatttcaagttaTTTGATTGACATTTTCCTAATAATGCATCCATAATTGAAACCCTCCTCCTactttaaagaatatttttataatttcaaatcaattaatGAGAGTCATCAAAATCCTGATCCATCTAAAGGGTTTTCGAAgtatttatctaaattttttcttgGATCGGGTTTTAATCATTTCATTggaaaatcaattaatatataataaagataGGTCAAGCTTTTTAGGGTATTCGATTTCAACATTATTTAGGTGATTATCCCAGGACTTAAGATTGCAATATGGTATTTTAGCACTTCCTCGAATGGTTATTTGCTATCTAttctataataataaaatttacttATGCAAATGTAAATTTACCATTTGAATATTGTTATAATTTTGTTCCATTGTCTTTACATGTTtctcatttcaaaaattaatcaatgacCTATCTTGAAAACTATTCATGTAGAATTGGGGATTAAAGTCAAGTCTTCACAAGGTCAATATGTTTAAAAGTAAAGCAACGTGAGTACAATTATGTCTAAATGACAATTATATCAAGATTGAATTAGGGAATTCTTAATTTCTCAAATGTAATTAGTTACATGATGAATGACGAAATTGTAGAAAGTATAACTCTCAATTTTTCCAAGATACCAAGAGATCCACATTTAGATTGATTGATGTTAGAGTAAAATGAAAGGGCCCAAAATCAAAAGTTTGATAGATTGACTCATTCAATGTGGATTCATCACCCAATTCTAAGTGATACTTGGCATAAGTTTTGTTCACTCATTACCAAATTGACCAATTGTTTAATCTTCCCAATGGTGTGAAGTacttttttaagttttctttcATAATTGAAGCCAATTTGAATGATGGCTAAGCTTTTCTTGACCTTATTAGGTGTGCTTgctctataaatattaaatatttttttattttctctcctaCTTACAAACCAATTTGAATGAAAACTAAGTTTCCTTTTGGGGTCTACCTATTATATAAATAATCCTTCCCATTACATTAAAGGaaaattctaaaagaaattGAGAGAGCTTGGAGGGAAATTTTTTCGAGTCTCAGGTTTCCTTTGTCATTACTTGATTCAATCTTCACTCAAACTTCATGAGATCAATTGGTGAacttcatcatcattttctttgagtaaTTATGGAATTGGCAATGACTTTGGCTTGAAAGTTTTGAACATGAATTGCTTATAAGGTGATAATCTTTAAATTTGGTCTACGTTTGATAAATccaatttgaattaaaataagtaattgTTTCCTAACTAGACCTATTTGCAATAagatcaaattaaatttaatataattttatttaattgcgGAAATTAAGACAATATTACACCCTATTTGAAGTAATATACTAATatatattcttcaaaataatcCTTGACTATACAACCTAAGCATATCCTTTAAAATTATCCTTGAACACTAAATGATCAATAGGCTCACCTAAACGAATCTAGGTCTAGATAAGCCCCTAAAATCAAAGGCCCAAGTCCATATGCTTAAACATGTGCTCTCTATCTTTTTGTCATTAGTGGTTGGGAAATGACCCAACCAAAAGAAGACCTAACCATCATTAGGACTCAAGTGTTAGTGCCTAACTATAACCTATTGAACACACCCAAGTGTGCACTACCTAGTATCACCATGAcatgagaggttgtcttgttgtCTTGCTTTGATGACTTTCATTAGGCTAATTACCTCAAAGTTGACATTGTAGGAGAGCGTCAAGTTTTGTCTTGTTTCATTAGTAGGAGACATTTTCGATATGTGAGGTAGAAAACTAACCGGCCAATGGTGACTAAGACACAATGACCTTAACGTTAGAGTCAACTAGCCAATAACAACCAAGCTCTATTTTTGTAGGCCAACCaaacattaattaatttgacCTCACTAGGTCAATGAAGGCTATCTATGGACGTTTGAGTCCTAAAAAATGCAAACTCGTTTGTATCCTTTGGAGCCATAACTCATCTCCAACATATAATGCCACACTTGTTGTTCAAGTTGAAACATCAACATTGAGTCAATAAACTTTATTGTGGAGCTTCATATTGATGTAATAGTCAAAGGAGAATAGTCGAGAACCTCCCAAATATTCTTGTTTGTAGTAGTTTGTTTCATTAAAGTACTTCAACTCGCTTAAGTAGTCACCAGGCAACAGAAAGCTTCTTGTTGGATTCACTTATTTATGCATTGGAATCTCATGTCTAGTCCCAAACCTTAGCTTACACTAAATGTTTAGTAaagttttaataattaatatatttacttaGGCCTATAAAATATGAGACTTTAATGATTAAAtgggtatttggtaaaacttaatatttattacttaaccacttaagttgattttaagttaaattattcttaagttgtcaaaacttattatttattttttacgttaagtattaagattacttgataaaattaacttattttaagttatcaaattgatatatttatcctccCTTATTAGTTGTAATCAAtattatcatcattaatatttattttcattaattttaagtaataaatttatttattaaagatctgtatttaaaatattgtaaatatataagataaccttaaaatatatttattactttcaGGAATTCAGGATGCAGGACATGATGAGCAACCACCCTATAATATTGACATTCATCCATGAAGCccacaaatattatattttttttccatcttttcaaatttactgatcttctttttcttcctatatagaaatgtaaaaaatttcaaaattcatgagtttttgattaatttgtatttaattttcattcctatACTCCCCACCAGACAGTGAcctctaaaatcttcaaaagcTTCTTCCAAATAAGTCTTTTGCCAATTGAATTGATATAGAAGGATTGTTTACACCTAAATTGATAAGGGTCTTCAAAACCTACCGTCAAATCTCTACAAATAAAATTGACTAGAAAAGCATAGCTGAAGGAGTTCAACTGTTCAAGGCCTGGAAACAAAGTTTATATTAAGGACTTTGGCACTTGGATTTCAGGGTGTGATGTAGGAATTACACAGAGTTAATGAATAAAAGCCTGAGGAATCTACAACAGTTCCAACACCCTGCAAACCATTTGTGAATGTACATTGAAATATTGCTTTGGGCATTAGTATTCAGTGCAAATTCATCAATATATGTAGTAGTATAACATCTACTCCAAACTGTTTTTAAGTGAACTATCATGAGCTAAGAATGGATTACACCCTTATTCTTTCTTCATGGAGGCTGCAGAGGGCCTCACAAAGAGAAGCTCATGGAAAGAGCGGTGCCCTTGTATGGTAGAGAAACATAGGCAGGTCCAAAGAAGCTCTTGCAATGGacttttcttcttcaaccaCTTCTAAATCCATTAATGTTTCCTGCACATACACAACATCTCAGTCTGGAAGGTTAAGTATGTCTGGACATGCATGATGCAACCTGCATAGTCTCTAAGGGCAATAAGTTTTCTTCATCAACTTCTATAATTGGAATTCAGAAAACCGGATTTCTTCTATCAGTTTTATTATCCATTTGATCGCCAAGAACATAtaggaaaatgaatgaaaacttGGAATTGTATGACAGGTCAGGTGGACACTTGATGCTGACTGTTCTAGGTTTCCAagcattcttttcttttcctacacCTTCTCAGCAATTCTTTCCCCCACCCCCTTTTTAAAGCTTTGATATATGATATTCAGAGGcaatagaaataagaaaatgCCCAGATATGCTGGTAGCCTGGTAGACAAGATTTCTATAAACTCCCAACTTGTTCATAATgtaaatgttttgaaatttgtAACCTAGGGCTTTTTTCCTCAAAAGTTGATTACATTGTTATTCAATCCTCGGATGAAGCCAACCAGTGATAGTTGCATGTGCTGGTCAGCTATGTGGTCTTTGCCATCATCAATGATCCATGGTTTCTGcaaaagagcaaaaaaaaaaatctattaataaCTTTGAATTGATTACCTAGAGGCAAAGCTAAGAAAAGAGGCTATTCATGGTTAATGGCACAAGAGCTATTAAATACACTCATCTCAAATGCTGCAACAAAGATATAAGATTCATGTGGGTGCCTTTGCTCCTTTAAAGGATAAAAAGGTTCAGAAGCAAAATTAAACAGTTTGTGGATTAAATACTCACAATTTTTCTCTTGGCAGTGCAGGTACAATGACCTCTTCCAACACCGACCAAAACCTTGAAGACCCCGTGCATGTTGAGTTTGGGCCAACCAAAATAAAGTCCCCAAACTTGATCAGGGAAACCAGATGGTTCATCATCtggtttgattttattttatttttcattgaaacAGAACACAACAAATCAGAATCGAATACCAAATTTGCACATGGAAACAGTAAGGCCCTGTATCAAATTTCCAAATTGGCATAAAGTGCATACTACACCCTATTCACAAGTATCAGATTCTTCAGGTTTCCAATCACAGAGCAGAGCATAACACTAAGGAGTGGCAGTTCTGGAATTCAGTTAAAAGATGGTGATTTGTTGTTTAAATATCAGAACTGCATCACTGTGGTTTGATGTGGTAATCTATGATGTGAACCTCTGAACAACTGGCTTATAAACGCATTCAATAATATTCTTAACGTAATTGCTAAAACAAATAAcacagaagaaaataaataatatatagaCCTTCAGCTTCACAGAAAAACCCATTGCTAAATAGACCACTTGCATAAATGGGTTCAATTGGCAATGTGCTACCTACCCctgtgaaaattaaattaaactcaaTCATCTAATTGGGGGAAGCAGAGCTTATACCTACAAAAGTAAATTAGGTTTGCAGAGATATTTACAGTCTTCAAATGGTGGAAGATCCCAAAGCTCAGGCTGAAATTCTAGAAGTGAATGAAGCACAGAATCAGCAAAGGAAGCATAATCAGCTTCACTATGTGGAGGAACGGCTACCACCTTCATTCCAGCAGCATTTGCTGCTCTGACACCAACCCTGTCCAAATACACGCCGAAGACAAATTAGAACagacatatatcaatttctaaCATTCTGTTTTGATAACACCCCAAAACCATTAAATACTGAATTGATTTCAGATCAGTGTTCCATGTGTGCGGAAAAAAACATCGTTTAACAATCAATTACTCTGTAATTCTAGTGTCAATATTCTTAAATTCATCTTGTTAAAAGTAAAGCATTATTAAATTTGAACATAAATTTCTATCAGTAGGGAAAGACATACTAGTTGGTGGGTTCACAAGTACATGGGTAGAGTCTGGGCCTTTATACTCGAGTTGAGGCATCATTTATAATGTCCTACCATTTTTGGGTGCATCTACAACCATACTCTAATAAAATCATCTGTCTATatgagaagaaaaattaaacagTCCAAAGCATGCTGAAATTAATGGTTGAAAAAGTCTCAAAAAAACTGTGAAGAACTATCAGGAAGAATTCTACTCAACATCATAAGCTATTTTCCTTCAACATGCGTCTacacaaaattaagaaaaattgacatTGCAACTTGAGTGACCATCTTGAGCTACTGATACAGTACTCCACCCAAACAGATCTCTAAACCGAAATATGTCATCCAACTCAAGCAACCAGGGTCTACAGCTATGATTAGTCAGTTTATCATTATTATCTAATTCCAGAACTAAATTCCTGGCAGAGTCCAGAGGTCTTTGCCGGGTGTCATATGATCAACCCAGTTCTAGTGTTTGCTAATTACTTAAGTTTCATGCATGGTGGAAAGGAAAATGGTCATTCTAGAGGAGTTTGCTAGCATACCATGATTTGTGATACCCTCAAACAGTCTCTTTCATCTTCCAATCActctattatttaaaaatagtgaCCAAGGCAATATCTACTATGTCATAGATAAAGAAACCAAAAGGCGGAATTGagaactgaaaaaaaaaaaacaaaaaagttgcAGCAATTCATAAACACTTACAAGGAGTCTTCTATCACTAGGCAATGAGCTGCATCTACACCCATCCTCTTTGCAGCTTCCAGGAATCTGATTCCAATTAAGACTTCATAAGTCAGATAAAGAAAAAGGATAAgactaaaattattaattcaaaggTACGTTGTCTAACAATCGATCCCTTCCAAATGCAATTTGGATAGCATTAGTAGTAATTCCATTTTGATCTCATTGCAACTACAATTAGTGTAATTGTTGCACATAGACGAATATTTGTGggattttatgaaaatgtgTTTcggttttttattatcatttatggTTCCCTACTATAAAATAGATAATGGGCCTTGAAAATTTACAAATCTGGAGACGGTTTCCCTGATTTAACCTGGTCACTTCCTAGAATTACTGAAAACTGTTCCTTCCAacctaaacaaataaaacaagcaAACTTAGATGAAGAAATAAGAGAAGAGTGGCTAACAACAGACTAGTTAAGgaaaaccaaattaaaataCAGGACAATTTTACTTTATGAAAAAAAGGATTCCTAATCAATACAATACCCATAATCGATGTATCGAATTAATTAGCTATCTCTTTAAGATATCATGATGAATATAAATGTTTCAATAAAGAGACAGAAATTCAAGAAAGGCCAAAAAGAAACCTTCATGGTAAGAGATTTTTCCCTCCACAGCTGCTGTCTTGGAGTTCGTAGCAAGAGCAAAGGGCACTCCATGCTTATGGAGATGTGAAATGAGGCGATTAGCACCAGGAAGTGGCTTGGCTTTTGGCCACCTAATAGAAGAGTGATAGagttaagaaaaacatttaCAAAACCCAAGAGAGGATTTTTCTTATTGAGATTATTTTTCCTACCTTTCCCATTACACTCTCCCTATTTTACATAAGGCTCCTCGAAAAAGGATGTTATCCAAACGCATTTCAAGTAATTGGAGTAAAACCCGACCTGTTGCCCCTTTGGCTTTTCCGGCGATACGAACATAGTTAAGTAATTGGCGTTCTGTAAGACCATAATGAAAAcgcaatttttgtttttcttctagaCGAATACGATATTGAGATCTTTTCCCGGAACGCGATTGGTTTCTAAGATCACTTCCGGCTCTAGGCCTTTTACTAGTTAGTCCCGGTAAAGCCCCCAGACGGCGTTTTTTTTTGAAACGAGGCCCTCGGTAACTTACAGAGGATTAATGAGACAAggaaactaaattaaaataaggaactcaatgaaattaaattaaagaaagcaATGATACTAAAGGATCCTAGGACCCTTTATTCCGGCAGATTGCATACTCAAAGCATAGAGCATTGACATTTTCAGACAGTACTCAATTCTTAAAAgtgtttcatattttaaaacatgaaaaaccaCATCTTGATCTGACCCACAATTTTCTTTCCTGATCTCCATATGTTACCAAACAGACCCACGAATTACTTACTTCTCCTTATAAATAGGAATGATTTCATCGAAAAATTGTTGGGGTGTCAATGGAAggtcatattccttgatgacatcAATTGCAGACTCTTGTGGGCCCATCCCCAACCTCTTATCTTCATTTTCACTGTCTAAAACCTTCCCATGATTCTCCAAAAATTCCTTCAAAGTGCTCTTGGCAAATTTCTCTACACATAAATCACCACAGATAACTCATGAGAACGATAAAACAATAAACCCTCCACAAAAGGTagggaaacaaaacaaaatcttagttttattttatcagGTCCCCAGGCCCCAAACAAGGAAAAACAATACAATATTCACAGCTTGATACACCATTATCTGTTGTTTTGCTTCACGTTCTAaggaaccaaacaaagcccAGCAAAGCAAAATACCTGTATCCAAAAGGGtaccatccaaatcaaagatGACAGCTTGAATACGAGAAGCAACAGCACACCGAGGCTCACAGCAGCCGTTCATGGCAGAAAGGGAGGAACAGATGAAAAACAAAGAGGGAATTTCGCAAGGAACAATTCCAAATGGATGGAAGTTGAACTGGCGTCAACGGCCTTGTAGATGAAGCTTCAGGACACCCTTCATTTTCTTGGAGAAgaatataatttgtttttaatgaaattttaatttcaatggtCTTACCAATTAAAATACAACTCCAgagaactaaataaaaaagatgaaatttgaaaaaaaaaaaaaaaaaatcaacttggatattcaattttaattccaTATGAACTCATCTTCTTTCATGGATTCATCCGTTCATATAACAAACTAGAATTTGAGTGTATTGTTCTATGAGATGTTTTAGAAACTTAATatgacttatttaattttttttctttattttttgtctaagaatttttttttttttactaatttttaaatttcttttgaattttataacaagtttttttaaaattattaatgatttttaaataattgaaattatcaaGATTTGCAtcagaaacatttttttttttttttttttactattgttaaaataatttttacaaaaaaataaaaataaaagt
The window above is part of the Vitis riparia cultivar Riparia Gloire de Montpellier isolate 1030 chromosome 12, EGFV_Vit.rip_1.0, whole genome shotgun sequence genome. Proteins encoded here:
- the LOC117927266 gene encoding bifunctional riboflavin kinase/FMN phosphatase-like isoform X5 produces the protein MPLPPCSFLNSIPLKPISPSSSLSAMNGCCGPQCDGAAYIQAVIFDLDGTLLDTEKFAKSTLKEFLENHGKVLDSENEDKRLGMGPQESAIDVIKEYDLPLTPQQFFDEIIPIYKEKFLEAAKRMGVDAAHCLVIEDSLVGVRAANAAGMKVVAVPPHSEADYASFADSVLHSLLEFQPELWDLPPFEDWVGSTLPIEPIYASGLFSNGFFCEAEDDEPSGFPDQVWGLYFGWPKLNMHGVFKVLVGVGRGHCTCTAKRKIKPWIIDDGKDHIADQHMQLSLVGFIRGLNNNETLMDLEVVEEEKSIARASLDLPMFLYHTRAPLFP
- the LOC117927266 gene encoding bifunctional riboflavin kinase/FMN phosphatase-like isoform X3 — translated: MNGCCEPRCAVASRIQAVIFDLDGTLLDTEKFAKSTLKEFLENHGKVLDSENEDKRLGMGPQESAIDVIKEYDLPLTPQQFFDEIIPIYKEKWPKAKPLPGANRLISHLHKHGVPFALATNSKTAAVEGKISYHEGWKEQFSVILGSDQVKSGKPSPDLFLEAAKRMGVDAAHCLVIEDSLVGVRAANAAGMKVVAVPPHSEADYASFADSVLHSLLEFQPELWDLPPFEDWVGSTLPIEPIYASGLFSNGFFCEAEDDEPSGFPDQVWGLYFGWPKLNMHGVFKVLVGVGRGHCTCTAKRKIKPWIIDDGKDHIADQHMQLSLVGFIRGLNNNETLMDLEVVEEEKSIARASLDLPMFLYHTRAPLFP
- the LOC117927266 gene encoding bifunctional riboflavin kinase/FMN phosphatase-like isoform X4 — encoded protein: MPLPPCSFLNSIPLKPISPSSSLSAMNGCCGPQCDGAAYIQAVIFDLDGTLLDTEKFAKSTLKEFLENHGKVLDSENEDKRLGMGPQESAIDVIKEYDLPLTPQQFFDEIIPIYKEKWPKAKPLPGANRLISHLHKHGVPFALATNSKTAAVEGKISYHEGWKEQFSVILGSDQVKSGKPSPDLFLEAAKRMGVDAAHCLVIEDSLVGVRAANAAGMKVVAVPPHSEADYASFADSVLHSLLEFQPELWDLPPFEDYDEPSGFPDQVWGLYFGWPKLNMHGVFKVLVGVGRGHCTCTAKRKIKPWIIDDGKDHIADQHMQLSLVGFIRGLNNNETLMDLEVVEEEKSIARASLDLPMFLYHTRAPLFP
- the LOC117927266 gene encoding bifunctional riboflavin kinase/FMN phosphatase-like isoform X1 produces the protein MPLPPCSFLNSIPLKPISPSSSLSAMNGCCGPQCDGAAYIQAVIFDLDGTLLDTEKFAKSTLKEFLENHGKVLDSENEDKRLGMGPQESAIDVIKEYDLPLTPQQFFDEIIPIYKEKWPKAKPLPGANRLISHLHKHGVPFALATNSKTAAVEGKISYHEGWKEQFSVILGSDQVKSGKPSPDLFLEAAKRMGVDAAHCLVIEDSLVGVRAANAAGMKVVAVPPHSEADYASFADSVLHSLLEFQPELWDLPPFEDWVGSTLPIEPIYASGLFSNGFFCEAEDDEPSGFPDQVWGLYFGWPKLNMHGVFKVLVGVGRGHCTCTAKRKIKPWIIDDGKDHIADQHMQLSLVGFIRGLNNNETLMDLEVVEEEKSIARASLDLPMFLYHTRAPLFP